The Myxocyprinus asiaticus isolate MX2 ecotype Aquarium Trade chromosome 31, UBuf_Myxa_2, whole genome shotgun sequence genome has a segment encoding these proteins:
- the LOC127422058 gene encoding galactose-3-O-sulfotransferase 2-like, with product MLPPHRGASRERRLFHWRTTSAWTTCLRVAFCSRLRFMWFTLMVLTVLCVALQMLGVVRQARNSRILNLVSEQLVRLPAENLWSVSAAVDKDPINQHPSIQRNAKGDEPRLEEGRGQILEAARKKLETSSHNIVTSNKYPPTTKAAPPSVIVNKPVQEVAKLFPNLHQPNRPANPESTLEKSGPSEIHKVPPSNGILDNADKYKVNTLKDTSVMCQPKNHIVFLKTHKTASSTILNILYRYGDSHNLTFALPLNMHSQLFYPSFFAAHFVEGSRTRSEKEFHILCNHMRFKSQEVRKLMPKDTFYFSILRNPVEMMESIFVYYKAIPAFRVVKSLEEFLIQGGRSYNASLPNNHYARNILTFDFGLDSTAPENEIDLDRRSAEIIAAVERDFELILISEYFDESVVLLKHALCWTLDDVLSFRLNSRSERSRRPLTPETAERIKEWNSLDWRLYLHFNATFWKRIDDTLGQTELQREVELLKARRRKLEETCLLGGGAVDPAQVQDSLLKPFQYGAAVIQGYNLRLGLNNETRQLCQRLIMPELQYTSALYIKQFPQLAAARASVAKKIAASRNSSSTHRAVKRNTGKLTESNIHITMTKNTSRNNPYISKAK from the exons GTGTCTGAGAGTTGCGTTTTGCAGTCGCTTACGTTTTATGTGGTTCACGCTAATGGTCTTGACTGTCCTCTGTGTGGCGCTGCAGATGCTCGGTGTGGTCCGGCAGGCCAG GAACTCAAGGATTTTGAATCTTGTGAGCGAGCAGCTGGTCAGATTGCCTGCAGAAAATCTTTGGTCTGTTTCAGCGGCCGTTGATAAGGACCCAATAAACCAACATCCTTCCATACAAAGAAATGCCAAAGGTGATGAACCTCGTTTAGAAGAGGGAAGAGGCCAAATCTTGGAGGCTGCAAGAAAAAAGTTGGAGACATCTTCACATAACATAGTAACATCAAACAAATATCCCCCGACCACCAAAGCAGCTCCACCATCAGTGATAGTGAATAAACCTGTCCAAGAAGTGGCAAAACTATTTCCAAACCTCCACCAGCCAAATAGGCCAGCTAACCCTGAGAGTACCCTAGAAAAGTCTGGACCAAGTGAAATTCACAAAGTGCCACCCTCTAATGGCATTCTCGACAATGCTgataaatataaagtaaatacaCTGAAGGACACCAGTGTCATGTGTCAACCCAAGAACCACATTGTCTTTCTCAAAACACATAAGACTGCCAGCAGTACCATATTGAACATTCTCTATCGATATGGGGACAGTCACAACCTGACCTTTGCTTTGCCACTGAATATGCACAGCCAGTTATTCTACCCCTCGTTTTTTGCTGCTCACTTTGTGGAGGGCAGCAGGACTCGCAGTGAAAAAGAATTCCACATCCTGTGCAATCATATGAGATTCAAATCACAAGAG GTGAGAAAGCTGATGCCTAAGGACACATTCTACTTCTCCATTCTTCGGAATCCAGTGGAAATGATGGAATCTATCTTCGTTTACTACAAAGCGATCCCAGCATTCCGTGTTGTCAAAAGCCTTGAGGAGTTCCTAATCCAGGGTGGGCGGAGCTACAATGCCTCTCTGCCTAATAACCACTATGCACGTAATATTTTGACCTTTGACTTTGGTCTGGACAGCACAGCGCCTGAGAATGAAATAGACTTGGACAGGCGTAGCGCCGAGATCATTGCTGCCGTGGAACGCGATTTTGAGCTGATTCTCATTTCAGAGTATTTTGATGAATCTGTGGTGCTTCTAAAACACGCCCTCTGCTGGACACTGGATGACGTTTTGTCTTTCCGCCTAAATAGTCGCAGTGAGCGCTCTCGGCGACCACTGACCCCAGAAACTGCAGAGCGGATAAAAGAGTGGAATTCGCTAGACTGGCGATTGTACCTGCACTTTAATGCTACTTTCTGGAAACGCATAGATGACACACTTGGTCAGACTGAGCTTCAACGGGAAGTAGAGCTTCTGAAGGCTAGGAGGAGGAAGCTTGAGGAAACTTGTCTTCTGGGAGGTGGGGCTGTAGATCCTGCGCAAGTCCAGGATTCATTGTTAAAACCATTTCAGTATGGTGCAGCAGTTATTCAAGGTTATAACCTCCGTTTGGGGCTAAACAATGAGACTCGTCAGCTTTGTCAGAGACTGATTATGCCTGAACTTCAGTACACATCTGCTCTGTACATCAAACAGTTCCCTCAGCTAGCGGCTGCACGTGCATCTGTTGCAAAAAAGATTGCGGCCTCTAGAAACTCATCTAGCACACACAGAGCTGTTAAGCGCAATACAGGTAAACTAACTGAGTCGAATATACACATAACAATGACAAAAAATACCTCACGTAACAATCCATATATATCCAAAGCAAAATAA